A single genomic interval of Bos indicus isolate NIAB-ARS_2022 breed Sahiwal x Tharparkar chromosome 5, NIAB-ARS_B.indTharparkar_mat_pri_1.0, whole genome shotgun sequence harbors:
- the PDE1B gene encoding dual specificity calcium/calmodulin-dependent 3',5'-cyclic nucleotide phosphodiesterase 1B isoform X2, whose amino-acid sequence MASPVPVQRSHLQGPILRLRYMVKQLENGEVNIEELKKNLEYTASLLEAVYIDETRQILDTEDELQELRSDAVPSEVRDWLASTFTQQTRAKGRRAEEKPKFRSIVHAVQAGIFVERMFRRTYTSVGPTYSTAVLNCLKNVDLWCFDVFSLNRAADDHALRTIVFELLTRHNLISRFKIPTVFLMTFLDALETGYGKYKNPYHNQIHAADVTQTVHCFLLRTGMVHCLSEIEVLAIIFAAAIHDYEHTGTTNSFHIQTKSECAILYNDRSVLENHHISSVFRMMQDDEMNIFINLTKDEFVELRALVIEMVLATDMSCHFQQVKSMKTALQQLERIDKSKALSLLLHAADISHPTKQWSVHSRWTKALMEEFFRQGDKEAELGLPFSPLCDRTSTLVAQSQIGFIDFIVEPTFSVLTDVAEKSVQPTGDDDSKSKTQPSFQWRQPSLDVEVGDPNPDVVSFRSTWTKYIQENKQKWKERAASGITNQMSIDELSPCEEEAPASPAEDEHNQNGNLD is encoded by the exons ATGGCCAGCCCTGTTCCTGTGCAGAGGAGTCACCTCCAGGGTCCTATCCTCAG GCTGCGCTACATGGTGAAGCAGTTGGAGAACGGGGAGGTAAACATTGAGGAGCtgaagaaaaacctggagtaCACAGCTTCTCTGCTGGAGGCCGTCTATATAGATGAGACTCG GCAAATCCTGGACACGGAAgatgagctgcaggagctgcggTCTGATGCGGTGCCTTCAGAGGTGCGGGACTGGCTGGCCTCCACCTTCACCCAGCAGACCCGGGCCAAAGGCCGCCGAGCGGAAGAGAAGCCCAAGTTCCGGAGCATCGTGCATGCGGTGCAGGCTGGCATCTTTGTGGAGCG GATGTTCCGGAGAACGTACACCTCTGTGGGCCCCACCTACTCCACTGCCGTCCTCAACTGTCTCAAG AACGTGGACCTTTGGTGCTTTGATGTCTTTTCCTTGAACCGGGCAGCAGATGACCACGCCCTGAGGACCATCGTTTTTGAGCTGCTGACTCGGCACAACCTCATCAGCCGCTTTAAG ATTCCCACTGTGTTTTTGATGACTTTCCTGGATGCCTTGGAGACAGGCTACGGAAAGTACAAGAACCCTTACCACAACCAGATCCACGCAGCTGACGTCACCCAGACGGTCCACTGCTTCTTGCTCCGCACAGGGATGGTG CACTGCCTGTCGGAGATTGAGGTCCTGGCCATCATCTTTGCTGCAGCCATCCACGACTACGAGCACACTGGCACTACCAACAGCTTCCACATCCAGACCAA ATCGGAATGCGCCATCCTGTACAACGACCGCTCAGTGCTGGAGAATCACCACATCAGCTCGGTTTTCCGAATGATGCAGGACGACGAGATGAACATCTTCATCAACCTCACCAAGGATGAGTTTGT AGAGCTGCGGGCTCTGGTCATTGAGATGGTGTTGGCCACAGACATGTCCTGCCATTTCCAGCAAGTGAAGTCCATGAAGACAGCCTTGCAGCAGCTGGAGAG GATTGACAAGTCCAAGGCCCTCTCTCTGCTGCTTCATGCTGCTGACATCAGCCACCCCACCAAGCAGTGGTCGGTTCACAGCCGCTGGACCAAGGCCCTCATGGAGGAATTCTTCCGCCAG GGTGACAAGGAGGCCGAGCTGGGCCTGCCCTTTTCTCCGCTCTGTGACCGCACTTCCACCCTCGTGGCGCAGTCCCAGATTG GTTTCATCGACTTCATTGTGGAGCCCACGTTCTCTGTGCTCACCGATGTGGCTGAGAAGAGTGTCCAGCCCACCGGGGACGACGACTCAAAGTCTAAAACCCAGCCCAG CTTCCAGTGGCGCCAGCCTTCTCTGGATGTAGAAGTGGGAGACCCCAACCCTGACGTGGTCAGCTTCCGCTCCACCTGGACCAAATACATTCAGGAGAACAAGCAGAAATGGAAGGAACGGGCGGCGAGCG GCATCACCAACCAGATGTCCATTGACGAACTGTCCCCTTGTGAGGAAGAggccccagcctcccctgccGAAGACGAGCACAACCAGAACGGGAATCTGGACTAG
- the PDE1B gene encoding dual specificity calcium/calmodulin-dependent 3',5'-cyclic nucleotide phosphodiesterase 1B isoform X4 produces the protein MVKQLENGEVNIEELKKNLEYTASLLEAVYIDETRQILDTEDELQELRSDAVPSEVRDWLASTFTQQTRAKGRRAEEKPKFRSIVHAVQAGIFVERMFRRTYTSVGPTYSTAVLNCLKNVDLWCFDVFSLNRAADDHALRTIVFELLTRHNLISRFKIPTVFLMTFLDALETGYGKYKNPYHNQIHAADVTQTVHCFLLRTGMVHCLSEIEVLAIIFAAAIHDYEHTGTTNSFHIQTKSECAILYNDRSVLENHHISSVFRMMQDDEMNIFINLTKDEFVELRALVIEMVLATDMSCHFQQVKSMKTALQQLERIDKSKALSLLLHAADISHPTKQWSVHSRWTKALMEEFFRQGDKEAELGLPFSPLCDRTSTLVAQSQIGFIDFIVEPTFSVLTDVAEKSVQPTGDDDSKSKTQPSFQWRQPSLDVEVGDPNPDVVSFRSTWTKYIQENKQKWKERAASGITNQMSIDELSPCEEEAPASPAEDEHNQNGNLD, from the exons ATGGTGAAGCAGTTGGAGAACGGGGAGGTAAACATTGAGGAGCtgaagaaaaacctggagtaCACAGCTTCTCTGCTGGAGGCCGTCTATATAGATGAGACTCG GCAAATCCTGGACACGGAAgatgagctgcaggagctgcggTCTGATGCGGTGCCTTCAGAGGTGCGGGACTGGCTGGCCTCCACCTTCACCCAGCAGACCCGGGCCAAAGGCCGCCGAGCGGAAGAGAAGCCCAAGTTCCGGAGCATCGTGCATGCGGTGCAGGCTGGCATCTTTGTGGAGCG GATGTTCCGGAGAACGTACACCTCTGTGGGCCCCACCTACTCCACTGCCGTCCTCAACTGTCTCAAG AACGTGGACCTTTGGTGCTTTGATGTCTTTTCCTTGAACCGGGCAGCAGATGACCACGCCCTGAGGACCATCGTTTTTGAGCTGCTGACTCGGCACAACCTCATCAGCCGCTTTAAG ATTCCCACTGTGTTTTTGATGACTTTCCTGGATGCCTTGGAGACAGGCTACGGAAAGTACAAGAACCCTTACCACAACCAGATCCACGCAGCTGACGTCACCCAGACGGTCCACTGCTTCTTGCTCCGCACAGGGATGGTG CACTGCCTGTCGGAGATTGAGGTCCTGGCCATCATCTTTGCTGCAGCCATCCACGACTACGAGCACACTGGCACTACCAACAGCTTCCACATCCAGACCAA ATCGGAATGCGCCATCCTGTACAACGACCGCTCAGTGCTGGAGAATCACCACATCAGCTCGGTTTTCCGAATGATGCAGGACGACGAGATGAACATCTTCATCAACCTCACCAAGGATGAGTTTGT AGAGCTGCGGGCTCTGGTCATTGAGATGGTGTTGGCCACAGACATGTCCTGCCATTTCCAGCAAGTGAAGTCCATGAAGACAGCCTTGCAGCAGCTGGAGAG GATTGACAAGTCCAAGGCCCTCTCTCTGCTGCTTCATGCTGCTGACATCAGCCACCCCACCAAGCAGTGGTCGGTTCACAGCCGCTGGACCAAGGCCCTCATGGAGGAATTCTTCCGCCAG GGTGACAAGGAGGCCGAGCTGGGCCTGCCCTTTTCTCCGCTCTGTGACCGCACTTCCACCCTCGTGGCGCAGTCCCAGATTG GTTTCATCGACTTCATTGTGGAGCCCACGTTCTCTGTGCTCACCGATGTGGCTGAGAAGAGTGTCCAGCCCACCGGGGACGACGACTCAAAGTCTAAAACCCAGCCCAG CTTCCAGTGGCGCCAGCCTTCTCTGGATGTAGAAGTGGGAGACCCCAACCCTGACGTGGTCAGCTTCCGCTCCACCTGGACCAAATACATTCAGGAGAACAAGCAGAAATGGAAGGAACGGGCGGCGAGCG GCATCACCAACCAGATGTCCATTGACGAACTGTCCCCTTGTGAGGAAGAggccccagcctcccctgccGAAGACGAGCACAACCAGAACGGGAATCTGGACTAG
- the PDE1B gene encoding dual specificity calcium/calmodulin-dependent 3',5'-cyclic nucleotide phosphodiesterase 1B isoform X5, whose protein sequence is MTFLDALETGYGKYKNPYHNQIHAADVTQTVHCFLLRTGMVHCLSEIEVLAIIFAAAIHDYEHTGTTNSFHIQTKSECAILYNDRSVLENHHISSVFRMMQDDEMNIFINLTKDEFVELRALVIEMVLATDMSCHFQQVKSMKTALQQLERIDKSKALSLLLHAADISHPTKQWSVHSRWTKALMEEFFRQGDKEAELGLPFSPLCDRTSTLVAQSQIGFIDFIVEPTFSVLTDVAEKSVQPTGDDDSKSKTQPSFQWRQPSLDVEVGDPNPDVVSFRSTWTKYIQENKQKWKERAASGITNQMSIDELSPCEEEAPASPAEDEHNQNGNLD, encoded by the exons ATGACTTTCCTGGATGCCTTGGAGACAGGCTACGGAAAGTACAAGAACCCTTACCACAACCAGATCCACGCAGCTGACGTCACCCAGACGGTCCACTGCTTCTTGCTCCGCACAGGGATGGTG CACTGCCTGTCGGAGATTGAGGTCCTGGCCATCATCTTTGCTGCAGCCATCCACGACTACGAGCACACTGGCACTACCAACAGCTTCCACATCCAGACCAA ATCGGAATGCGCCATCCTGTACAACGACCGCTCAGTGCTGGAGAATCACCACATCAGCTCGGTTTTCCGAATGATGCAGGACGACGAGATGAACATCTTCATCAACCTCACCAAGGATGAGTTTGT AGAGCTGCGGGCTCTGGTCATTGAGATGGTGTTGGCCACAGACATGTCCTGCCATTTCCAGCAAGTGAAGTCCATGAAGACAGCCTTGCAGCAGCTGGAGAG GATTGACAAGTCCAAGGCCCTCTCTCTGCTGCTTCATGCTGCTGACATCAGCCACCCCACCAAGCAGTGGTCGGTTCACAGCCGCTGGACCAAGGCCCTCATGGAGGAATTCTTCCGCCAG GGTGACAAGGAGGCCGAGCTGGGCCTGCCCTTTTCTCCGCTCTGTGACCGCACTTCCACCCTCGTGGCGCAGTCCCAGATTG GTTTCATCGACTTCATTGTGGAGCCCACGTTCTCTGTGCTCACCGATGTGGCTGAGAAGAGTGTCCAGCCCACCGGGGACGACGACTCAAAGTCTAAAACCCAGCCCAG CTTCCAGTGGCGCCAGCCTTCTCTGGATGTAGAAGTGGGAGACCCCAACCCTGACGTGGTCAGCTTCCGCTCCACCTGGACCAAATACATTCAGGAGAACAAGCAGAAATGGAAGGAACGGGCGGCGAGCG GCATCACCAACCAGATGTCCATTGACGAACTGTCCCCTTGTGAGGAAGAggccccagcctcccctgccGAAGACGAGCACAACCAGAACGGGAATCTGGACTAG
- the PDE1B gene encoding dual specificity calcium/calmodulin-dependent 3',5'-cyclic nucleotide phosphodiesterase 1B isoform X1, which yields MELSPRSPPEMLESDCPSPLELKSAPSKKMWIKLRSLLRYMVKQLENGEVNIEELKKNLEYTASLLEAVYIDETRQILDTEDELQELRSDAVPSEVRDWLASTFTQQTRAKGRRAEEKPKFRSIVHAVQAGIFVERMFRRTYTSVGPTYSTAVLNCLKNVDLWCFDVFSLNRAADDHALRTIVFELLTRHNLISRFKIPTVFLMTFLDALETGYGKYKNPYHNQIHAADVTQTVHCFLLRTGMVHCLSEIEVLAIIFAAAIHDYEHTGTTNSFHIQTKSECAILYNDRSVLENHHISSVFRMMQDDEMNIFINLTKDEFVELRALVIEMVLATDMSCHFQQVKSMKTALQQLERIDKSKALSLLLHAADISHPTKQWSVHSRWTKALMEEFFRQGDKEAELGLPFSPLCDRTSTLVAQSQIGFIDFIVEPTFSVLTDVAEKSVQPTGDDDSKSKTQPSFQWRQPSLDVEVGDPNPDVVSFRSTWTKYIQENKQKWKERAASGITNQMSIDELSPCEEEAPASPAEDEHNQNGNLD from the exons ATGGAGCTGTCCCCCCGCAGCCCTCCCGAGATGCTAGAGTCGGACTGCCCTTCACCCCTGGAGCTGAAGTCAGCCCCCAGCAAGAAGATGTGGATTAAGCTCCGGTCTCT GCTGCGCTACATGGTGAAGCAGTTGGAGAACGGGGAGGTAAACATTGAGGAGCtgaagaaaaacctggagtaCACAGCTTCTCTGCTGGAGGCCGTCTATATAGATGAGACTCG GCAAATCCTGGACACGGAAgatgagctgcaggagctgcggTCTGATGCGGTGCCTTCAGAGGTGCGGGACTGGCTGGCCTCCACCTTCACCCAGCAGACCCGGGCCAAAGGCCGCCGAGCGGAAGAGAAGCCCAAGTTCCGGAGCATCGTGCATGCGGTGCAGGCTGGCATCTTTGTGGAGCG GATGTTCCGGAGAACGTACACCTCTGTGGGCCCCACCTACTCCACTGCCGTCCTCAACTGTCTCAAG AACGTGGACCTTTGGTGCTTTGATGTCTTTTCCTTGAACCGGGCAGCAGATGACCACGCCCTGAGGACCATCGTTTTTGAGCTGCTGACTCGGCACAACCTCATCAGCCGCTTTAAG ATTCCCACTGTGTTTTTGATGACTTTCCTGGATGCCTTGGAGACAGGCTACGGAAAGTACAAGAACCCTTACCACAACCAGATCCACGCAGCTGACGTCACCCAGACGGTCCACTGCTTCTTGCTCCGCACAGGGATGGTG CACTGCCTGTCGGAGATTGAGGTCCTGGCCATCATCTTTGCTGCAGCCATCCACGACTACGAGCACACTGGCACTACCAACAGCTTCCACATCCAGACCAA ATCGGAATGCGCCATCCTGTACAACGACCGCTCAGTGCTGGAGAATCACCACATCAGCTCGGTTTTCCGAATGATGCAGGACGACGAGATGAACATCTTCATCAACCTCACCAAGGATGAGTTTGT AGAGCTGCGGGCTCTGGTCATTGAGATGGTGTTGGCCACAGACATGTCCTGCCATTTCCAGCAAGTGAAGTCCATGAAGACAGCCTTGCAGCAGCTGGAGAG GATTGACAAGTCCAAGGCCCTCTCTCTGCTGCTTCATGCTGCTGACATCAGCCACCCCACCAAGCAGTGGTCGGTTCACAGCCGCTGGACCAAGGCCCTCATGGAGGAATTCTTCCGCCAG GGTGACAAGGAGGCCGAGCTGGGCCTGCCCTTTTCTCCGCTCTGTGACCGCACTTCCACCCTCGTGGCGCAGTCCCAGATTG GTTTCATCGACTTCATTGTGGAGCCCACGTTCTCTGTGCTCACCGATGTGGCTGAGAAGAGTGTCCAGCCCACCGGGGACGACGACTCAAAGTCTAAAACCCAGCCCAG CTTCCAGTGGCGCCAGCCTTCTCTGGATGTAGAAGTGGGAGACCCCAACCCTGACGTGGTCAGCTTCCGCTCCACCTGGACCAAATACATTCAGGAGAACAAGCAGAAATGGAAGGAACGGGCGGCGAGCG GCATCACCAACCAGATGTCCATTGACGAACTGTCCCCTTGTGAGGAAGAggccccagcctcccctgccGAAGACGAGCACAACCAGAACGGGAATCTGGACTAG
- the PDE1B gene encoding dual specificity calcium/calmodulin-dependent 3',5'-cyclic nucleotide phosphodiesterase 1B isoform X3, whose product MKELKVENKDSQTLGLRYMVKQLENGEVNIEELKKNLEYTASLLEAVYIDETRQILDTEDELQELRSDAVPSEVRDWLASTFTQQTRAKGRRAEEKPKFRSIVHAVQAGIFVERMFRRTYTSVGPTYSTAVLNCLKNVDLWCFDVFSLNRAADDHALRTIVFELLTRHNLISRFKIPTVFLMTFLDALETGYGKYKNPYHNQIHAADVTQTVHCFLLRTGMVHCLSEIEVLAIIFAAAIHDYEHTGTTNSFHIQTKSECAILYNDRSVLENHHISSVFRMMQDDEMNIFINLTKDEFVELRALVIEMVLATDMSCHFQQVKSMKTALQQLERIDKSKALSLLLHAADISHPTKQWSVHSRWTKALMEEFFRQGDKEAELGLPFSPLCDRTSTLVAQSQIGFIDFIVEPTFSVLTDVAEKSVQPTGDDDSKSKTQPSFQWRQPSLDVEVGDPNPDVVSFRSTWTKYIQENKQKWKERAASGITNQMSIDELSPCEEEAPASPAEDEHNQNGNLD is encoded by the exons atgaaggaattgAAGGTTGAAAATAAAGATTCTCAAACTTTAGG GCTGCGCTACATGGTGAAGCAGTTGGAGAACGGGGAGGTAAACATTGAGGAGCtgaagaaaaacctggagtaCACAGCTTCTCTGCTGGAGGCCGTCTATATAGATGAGACTCG GCAAATCCTGGACACGGAAgatgagctgcaggagctgcggTCTGATGCGGTGCCTTCAGAGGTGCGGGACTGGCTGGCCTCCACCTTCACCCAGCAGACCCGGGCCAAAGGCCGCCGAGCGGAAGAGAAGCCCAAGTTCCGGAGCATCGTGCATGCGGTGCAGGCTGGCATCTTTGTGGAGCG GATGTTCCGGAGAACGTACACCTCTGTGGGCCCCACCTACTCCACTGCCGTCCTCAACTGTCTCAAG AACGTGGACCTTTGGTGCTTTGATGTCTTTTCCTTGAACCGGGCAGCAGATGACCACGCCCTGAGGACCATCGTTTTTGAGCTGCTGACTCGGCACAACCTCATCAGCCGCTTTAAG ATTCCCACTGTGTTTTTGATGACTTTCCTGGATGCCTTGGAGACAGGCTACGGAAAGTACAAGAACCCTTACCACAACCAGATCCACGCAGCTGACGTCACCCAGACGGTCCACTGCTTCTTGCTCCGCACAGGGATGGTG CACTGCCTGTCGGAGATTGAGGTCCTGGCCATCATCTTTGCTGCAGCCATCCACGACTACGAGCACACTGGCACTACCAACAGCTTCCACATCCAGACCAA ATCGGAATGCGCCATCCTGTACAACGACCGCTCAGTGCTGGAGAATCACCACATCAGCTCGGTTTTCCGAATGATGCAGGACGACGAGATGAACATCTTCATCAACCTCACCAAGGATGAGTTTGT AGAGCTGCGGGCTCTGGTCATTGAGATGGTGTTGGCCACAGACATGTCCTGCCATTTCCAGCAAGTGAAGTCCATGAAGACAGCCTTGCAGCAGCTGGAGAG GATTGACAAGTCCAAGGCCCTCTCTCTGCTGCTTCATGCTGCTGACATCAGCCACCCCACCAAGCAGTGGTCGGTTCACAGCCGCTGGACCAAGGCCCTCATGGAGGAATTCTTCCGCCAG GGTGACAAGGAGGCCGAGCTGGGCCTGCCCTTTTCTCCGCTCTGTGACCGCACTTCCACCCTCGTGGCGCAGTCCCAGATTG GTTTCATCGACTTCATTGTGGAGCCCACGTTCTCTGTGCTCACCGATGTGGCTGAGAAGAGTGTCCAGCCCACCGGGGACGACGACTCAAAGTCTAAAACCCAGCCCAG CTTCCAGTGGCGCCAGCCTTCTCTGGATGTAGAAGTGGGAGACCCCAACCCTGACGTGGTCAGCTTCCGCTCCACCTGGACCAAATACATTCAGGAGAACAAGCAGAAATGGAAGGAACGGGCGGCGAGCG GCATCACCAACCAGATGTCCATTGACGAACTGTCCCCTTGTGAGGAAGAggccccagcctcccctgccGAAGACGAGCACAACCAGAACGGGAATCTGGACTAG